One part of the Streptomyces nigra genome encodes these proteins:
- the polA gene encoding DNA polymerase I — protein sequence MADSASKQTDSTPGGGRPRLMLMDGHSLAYRAFFALPAENFTTATGQPTNAIYGFASMLANTLRDEAPTHFAVAFDVSRKTWRSEEFTEYKANRSKTPDEFKGQVELIGELLDAMHVSRFAVEGFEADDVIATLATQAEAAGFEVLIVTGDRDSFQLVSEHTTVLYPTKGVSELTRFTPEKVLEKYGLTPAQYPDFAALRGDPSDNLPGIPGVGEKTAAKWINQFGSFAELVERVDEVKGKAGQNLRDHLEAVKLNRRLTELERQVELPKTVADLAREPYDRKAVAMILDTLEIRNPSLRERLFGVDPGAEEAETTPVSTEGVALDGTVLGTGELAGWLTEHAGGPLGVATVDTWALGTGSVAEIALAADSGAAAWFDPSQLDEADEQAFAGWLADPARPKVFHNAKSAMRVFAEHGWTIEGVHMDTALAAYLVKPGRRSFDLDALSLEYLHRELAPAATADGQLAFGADEGAEAEALMIQARTVLDLGEAFEGRLREVGAAELLRDMELPTSALLARMERHGIAADRAHLEAMEQMFAGAVQQAVKEAHAAAGHEFNLGSPKQLQEVLFGELALPKTKKTKTGYTTDADALAWLAGQTDNELPVIMLRHREQAKLRVTVEGLIKTIAADGRIHTTFNQTVAATGRLSSTDPNLQNIPVRTDEGRAIRRGFVVGEGFESLMTADYSQIELRVMAHLSEDEGLIEAFTSGEDLHTTAASQVFAVEPAAVDAEMRRKIKAMSYGLAYGLSAFGLSQQLNIEAAEARTLMDAYFERFGGVRDYLRRAVDEARATGYTATLFGRRRYLPDLNSDNRQRREAAERMALNAPIQGTAADIVKIAMLNVDRALRESGLASRMLLQVHDEIVLEIAPGEREAAEELVRREMSNAVHLRVPLGVSVGAGPDWESAAH from the coding sequence GTGGCAGATTCAGCATCGAAGCAGACCGACAGCACCCCCGGCGGCGGCCGGCCCCGCCTGATGCTCATGGACGGGCACTCACTGGCCTACCGCGCCTTCTTCGCGCTGCCCGCGGAGAACTTCACGACGGCGACGGGCCAGCCGACGAACGCGATCTACGGCTTCGCGTCGATGCTGGCCAACACGCTGCGTGACGAGGCGCCCACCCACTTCGCCGTGGCGTTCGACGTGTCCCGCAAGACCTGGCGCTCCGAGGAGTTCACCGAGTACAAGGCGAACCGCTCCAAGACCCCGGACGAGTTCAAGGGCCAGGTCGAGCTGATCGGCGAGCTGCTCGACGCGATGCACGTGTCCCGGTTCGCCGTCGAGGGCTTCGAGGCCGACGACGTGATCGCCACTCTCGCCACCCAGGCCGAGGCCGCCGGTTTCGAGGTGCTGATCGTCACCGGCGACCGTGACTCGTTCCAGCTGGTCAGCGAGCACACCACCGTGCTCTACCCGACCAAGGGCGTCTCCGAGCTGACCCGGTTCACCCCGGAGAAGGTCCTCGAGAAGTACGGCCTCACCCCCGCCCAGTACCCGGACTTCGCTGCCCTGCGCGGCGACCCGTCGGACAACCTGCCCGGCATCCCCGGCGTCGGCGAGAAGACCGCCGCGAAGTGGATCAACCAGTTCGGGTCCTTCGCCGAGCTGGTCGAGCGCGTCGACGAGGTCAAGGGCAAGGCCGGGCAGAACCTCCGCGACCACCTGGAGGCCGTCAAGCTCAACCGCCGCCTCACCGAGCTGGAGCGCCAGGTCGAGCTGCCCAAGACCGTCGCCGACCTCGCGCGCGAGCCGTACGACCGCAAGGCCGTCGCGATGATCCTGGACACCCTGGAGATCCGGAACCCGTCGCTGCGCGAGCGGCTCTTCGGCGTCGACCCGGGTGCCGAGGAGGCCGAGACCACCCCCGTCTCCACCGAGGGCGTCGCCCTGGACGGCACTGTCCTCGGCACCGGCGAGCTGGCCGGCTGGCTGACCGAGCACGCGGGCGGGCCGCTCGGCGTGGCCACCGTCGACACCTGGGCGCTGGGCACCGGCTCGGTCGCCGAGATCGCCCTGGCCGCCGACAGCGGCGCCGCCGCCTGGTTCGACCCCTCCCAGCTGGACGAGGCCGACGAGCAGGCGTTCGCCGGCTGGCTCGCGGACCCCGCCCGGCCCAAGGTCTTCCACAACGCCAAGAGCGCCATGCGGGTCTTCGCCGAGCACGGCTGGACCATCGAGGGCGTCCACATGGACACCGCGCTCGCCGCCTACCTGGTCAAGCCGGGCCGCCGCTCCTTCGACCTGGACGCCCTGTCCCTGGAGTATCTGCACCGCGAGCTGGCGCCCGCCGCCACGGCCGACGGCCAGCTCGCCTTCGGGGCGGACGAGGGCGCCGAGGCCGAGGCGCTCATGATCCAGGCCCGGACCGTCCTCGACCTCGGCGAGGCCTTCGAGGGCCGGCTGCGGGAGGTCGGCGCCGCCGAGCTGCTGCGCGACATGGAGCTGCCGACGTCCGCGCTGCTCGCCCGCATGGAGCGGCACGGCATCGCGGCCGACCGGGCCCACCTGGAGGCCATGGAGCAGATGTTCGCGGGCGCCGTGCAGCAGGCCGTGAAGGAGGCGCACGCGGCGGCCGGGCACGAGTTCAACCTGGGCTCGCCCAAACAGCTCCAGGAGGTCCTCTTCGGCGAGCTCGCCCTGCCCAAGACGAAGAAGACGAAGACCGGCTACACCACCGACGCCGACGCCCTGGCCTGGCTCGCCGGCCAGACGGACAACGAACTGCCGGTGATCATGCTCCGCCACCGCGAGCAGGCGAAGCTGCGGGTCACCGTCGAGGGCCTGATCAAGACGATCGCGGCGGACGGCCGGATCCACACCACGTTCAACCAGACCGTCGCCGCCACCGGCCGCCTCTCCTCCACGGACCCCAACCTGCAGAACATCCCGGTCCGCACCGACGAGGGCCGCGCGATCCGCCGGGGCTTCGTCGTCGGCGAGGGCTTCGAGTCCCTGATGACGGCGGACTACAGCCAGATCGAGCTCCGGGTGATGGCCCACCTCTCCGAGGACGAGGGCCTGATCGAGGCGTTCACCTCCGGTGAGGACCTGCACACCACGGCCGCCTCCCAGGTCTTCGCCGTGGAGCCGGCCGCCGTGGACGCCGAGATGCGCCGCAAGATCAAGGCGATGTCCTACGGCCTCGCCTACGGGCTGTCGGCCTTCGGCCTCTCCCAGCAGCTGAACATCGAGGCGGCCGAGGCCCGCACCCTGATGGACGCCTACTTCGAGCGGTTCGGCGGCGTCCGCGACTATCTGCGCCGGGCGGTCGACGAGGCCCGCGCGACGGGCTACACGGCGACCCTCTTCGGCCGCCGCCGCTATCTGCCCGACCTCAACAGCGACAACCGCCAGCGCCGCGAGGCGGCCGAGCGCATGGCGCTGAACGCGCCCATCCAGGGCACGGCGGCCGACATCGTCAAGATCGCCATGCTCAACGTGGACCGCGCCCTGCGCGAGTCGGGCCTCGCCTCCCGGATGCTCCTCCAGGTCCACGACGAAATCGTCCTGGAGATCGCCCCCGGCGAACGCGAGGCGGCGGAGGAACTGGTCCGCCGCGAAATGTCGAACGCCGTCCACCTGAGGGTCCCCCTGGGCGTCTCGGTGGGCGCAGGCCCCGACTGGGAATCAGCGGCCCACTAG
- a CDS encoding FdhF/YdeP family oxidoreductase: MASKPPTGDPVQDAPRVDEPKHAAAGLPAIGHTLRVAQRQMGVKRTALTLLRVNQKDGFDCPGCAWPEPEHRHTAEFCENGAKAVAEEATLRRVTPEFFAAHPVADLATRSGHWLGQQGRLTHPMYLPEGGTHYEPVSWERAFDIVAEEIAALGSPDEAVFYTSGRTSNEAAFLYQLFARELGTNNLPDCSNMCHESSGSALSETLGVGKGSVLLEDLYQAELIIVAGQNPGTNHPRMLSALEKAKANGARIITVNPLPEAGLERFKNPQTPQGMLKGAALTDLFLQIRIGGDQALFRLLNKLILETEGAVDEDFVRDHTHGFEEFAEAARAAGWDETLTATGLAREDVDKALEMVLASRRTVVCWAMGLTQHKHSVPTIREIVNFLLLRGDIGRPGSGVCPVRGHSNVQGDRTMGIFERPAPAFLDALEREFGFAPPREHGLDVVRAIRALRDGEAKVFFAMGGNFVAATPDTAVTDAAVRRARLTVHVSTKLNRSHAVTGARALILPTLGRTERDLQGGGEQFVTVEDSMGMVHASRGRLEPASAHLLSEPAIVCRLARRVLGEKSRTPWEEFEKDYATIRDRIARVVPGFEDFNARVERPGGFTLPHAPRDERRFPTATGKANFTAAPVEYPEVPEGRLLLQTLRSHDQYNTTIYGLDDRYRGIRNGRRVVLVNPEDARRLGVADGAYVDLVSEWRDGVERRAPGFRVVAYPTARGCAAAYYPETNVLVPLDATADTSNTPASKSVIVRLEQSATD; the protein is encoded by the coding sequence ATGGCCAGCAAGCCGCCCACGGGTGATCCGGTCCAGGACGCGCCCCGGGTCGACGAGCCGAAGCACGCGGCGGCGGGCCTGCCCGCCATCGGCCACACCCTGCGGGTCGCCCAGCGTCAGATGGGGGTGAAGCGCACCGCGCTCACGTTGCTGCGGGTCAACCAGAAGGACGGCTTCGACTGCCCGGGGTGCGCCTGGCCGGAGCCCGAGCACCGGCACACGGCGGAGTTCTGCGAGAACGGCGCGAAGGCGGTCGCCGAGGAGGCCACGCTGCGCCGGGTCACCCCGGAGTTCTTCGCCGCGCACCCGGTGGCCGATCTGGCGACGCGCAGCGGCCACTGGCTCGGGCAGCAGGGGCGGCTCACGCACCCCATGTATCTGCCGGAGGGCGGCACCCACTACGAGCCGGTGAGCTGGGAGCGGGCCTTCGACATCGTCGCCGAGGAGATCGCCGCGCTGGGCTCGCCCGACGAGGCCGTCTTCTACACGTCGGGCCGCACCAGCAACGAGGCGGCCTTCCTCTATCAGCTCTTCGCCCGTGAGCTGGGCACGAACAATCTGCCGGACTGCTCGAACATGTGCCACGAGTCGTCCGGGTCGGCGCTGTCGGAGACGCTCGGCGTCGGCAAGGGCAGCGTCCTGCTGGAGGACCTGTACCAGGCCGAGCTGATCATCGTCGCGGGGCAGAACCCGGGGACGAACCATCCGCGGATGCTGTCGGCGCTGGAGAAGGCGAAGGCGAACGGCGCGCGGATCATCACCGTCAACCCGCTGCCCGAGGCGGGTCTGGAGCGGTTCAAGAACCCGCAGACCCCGCAGGGCATGCTCAAGGGCGCCGCGCTGACCGATCTGTTCCTGCAGATCCGCATCGGCGGCGACCAGGCGCTGTTCCGGCTGCTGAACAAGCTGATCCTGGAGACCGAGGGCGCCGTCGACGAGGACTTCGTCCGCGATCACACGCACGGCTTCGAGGAGTTCGCCGAGGCCGCCCGCGCCGCCGGCTGGGACGAGACGCTGACGGCGACGGGCCTCGCGCGCGAGGACGTCGACAAGGCGCTGGAGATGGTGCTCGCGTCGCGGCGCACGGTGGTGTGCTGGGCGATGGGCCTGACCCAGCACAAGCACTCGGTGCCGACGATCCGGGAGATCGTCAACTTCCTTCTGCTGCGCGGCGACATCGGCCGGCCCGGTTCGGGCGTGTGCCCGGTGCGTGGTCACTCCAATGTGCAGGGCGACCGCACGATGGGCATCTTCGAGCGGCCCGCGCCCGCCTTCCTGGACGCCCTGGAGCGGGAGTTCGGGTTCGCGCCGCCGCGTGAGCACGGCCTGGACGTCGTACGGGCCATCCGGGCGCTGCGCGACGGCGAGGCGAAGGTGTTCTTCGCGATGGGCGGCAACTTCGTGGCGGCCACACCGGACACGGCCGTCACCGACGCGGCCGTGCGCCGGGCCCGGCTGACGGTGCACGTGTCGACGAAGCTGAACCGCAGCCACGCAGTGACGGGCGCGCGGGCGCTGATCCTGCCGACGCTGGGCCGTACCGAGCGCGATCTGCAGGGCGGCGGCGAGCAGTTCGTCACCGTCGAGGACTCCATGGGCATGGTGCACGCCTCCCGGGGGCGGCTGGAGCCGGCGAGTGCGCATCTGCTGTCGGAGCCGGCGATCGTGTGCCGGCTGGCCCGCCGGGTGCTGGGCGAGAAGAGCCGGACGCCGTGGGAGGAGTTCGAGAAGGACTACGCGACGATCCGGGACCGGATCGCGCGGGTCGTGCCGGGCTTCGAGGACTTCAACGCGCGCGTGGAGCGTCCCGGCGGTTTCACGCTGCCGCACGCCCCGCGCGACGAGCGCCGCTTCCCGACGGCGACCGGCAAGGCCAACTTCACGGCGGCGCCGGTGGAGTACCCGGAGGTCCCCGAGGGGCGGCTGCTGCTGCAGACGCTGCGGTCGCACGACCAGTACAACACCACGATCTACGGCCTGGACGACCGCTACCGGGGCATCCGCAACGGCCGCCGGGTGGTGCTGGTCAACCCGGAGGACGCCCGGCGGCTCGGGGTCGCCGACGGCGCGTACGTGGATCTGGTGAGCGAGTGGAGGGACGGCGTGGAGCGGCGCGCGCCCGGGTTCCGGGTGGTGGCGTACCCGACGGCGCGGGGCTGCGCGGCGGCGTACTACCCGGAGACCAACGTTCTGGTGCCGCTGGACGCCACCGCGGACACCAGCAACACCCCGGCCAGCAAGTCCGTGATCGTACGTCTGGAACAATCGGCGACCGACTGA
- a CDS encoding PaaI family thioesterase, giving the protein MGEQQHVKFPQEVIDEYAALGVDLQALFSAGHLGTRMGVQIVEASAERVVGTMPVEGNTQPYGLLHGGASAVLAETLGSVGSMLHGGTSKIAVGVDLNCTHHRGARSGLVTGVATPVHRGRSTATYEIVISDEQGRRVCTARLTCMLRDVNPGDAERVRAAD; this is encoded by the coding sequence ATGGGCGAGCAGCAGCACGTGAAGTTCCCGCAGGAGGTCATCGACGAGTACGCCGCGCTCGGCGTCGATCTTCAGGCCCTGTTCTCGGCCGGGCATCTCGGCACGCGTATGGGCGTCCAGATCGTGGAGGCGTCCGCCGAGCGGGTCGTGGGGACGATGCCGGTGGAGGGGAACACCCAGCCGTACGGGCTGCTGCACGGCGGCGCGTCCGCGGTGCTCGCGGAGACGCTCGGCTCGGTGGGCTCCATGCTGCACGGCGGCACCTCGAAGATCGCGGTGGGTGTGGACCTCAACTGCACCCACCACCGGGGCGCCCGCTCGGGCCTGGTCACCGGTGTGGCCACACCGGTGCACCGGGGCCGCTCGACGGCGACGTACGAGATCGTGATCAGTGACGAGCAGGGGCGGCGGGTGTGCACGGCGCGGCTGACCTGCATGCTGCGCGATGTGAACCCGGGCGACGCGGAGCGGGTCCGCGCGGCGGACTGA
- a CDS encoding branched-chain amino acid ABC transporter substrate-binding protein: MRQRSIIAITAALAAGSLTLTACGSRDDDGGSSNGDKTTVVIGLDAPLSGDLSALGLGMKNSADLAAKTANKKEFVKGVEFKIEALDDQAQPSVGQQNAQKFISNKDVLGVVGPLNSSVSQQMQKPLNDAGLTQVSPANTGTELTQGDGWKTGDRVRQFKTFFRTATTDEIQGAFAADYLFNKAKLKKVYLIDDQKTYGAGLAASFKANFTKFGGKIVGTDHINPDDRDFNAVVAKIKKTGAQALYYGGEYPAAGPLSQQLKDSGQNIPLMGGDGIYSGEFPKLNKKAEGDLATSVGRPVEQLPSAKTFIADYKAAGYEDDYEAYGGLTYDATWAIIEAVKLAVEGNDGKVPSDGRKAVLDGMAKVKFDGVTGTISFDEFGDTTNHTMTAYKIKDNAWAPEFSGEPKLG, translated from the coding sequence GTGCGTCAACGTTCGATCATCGCCATTACCGCCGCGCTCGCGGCGGGATCGCTGACACTCACGGCTTGTGGGTCGCGTGACGACGACGGCGGCAGCAGCAACGGCGACAAGACCACAGTTGTGATCGGCCTCGACGCCCCGCTGTCCGGCGACCTGTCCGCGCTCGGCCTCGGCATGAAGAACTCCGCGGACCTGGCCGCCAAGACGGCCAACAAGAAGGAGTTCGTCAAGGGCGTCGAGTTCAAGATCGAGGCCCTGGACGACCAGGCCCAGCCCTCCGTCGGCCAGCAGAACGCCCAGAAGTTCATCAGCAACAAGGACGTCCTCGGCGTCGTCGGCCCGCTGAACTCCAGCGTCTCGCAGCAGATGCAGAAGCCGCTCAATGACGCCGGCCTCACCCAGGTCTCCCCGGCCAACACCGGCACCGAGCTGACCCAGGGCGACGGCTGGAAGACCGGCGACCGCGTCCGCCAGTTCAAGACGTTCTTCCGCACCGCCACCACGGACGAGATCCAGGGCGCCTTCGCCGCGGACTACCTGTTCAACAAGGCGAAGCTCAAGAAGGTCTACCTGATCGACGACCAGAAGACCTACGGCGCCGGCCTCGCCGCGTCCTTCAAGGCGAACTTCACGAAGTTCGGCGGCAAGATCGTGGGCACCGACCACATCAACCCCGACGACCGTGACTTCAACGCCGTGGTCGCCAAGATCAAGAAGACCGGCGCCCAGGCCCTGTACTACGGCGGCGAGTACCCGGCCGCCGGCCCGCTGAGCCAGCAGCTCAAGGACAGCGGCCAGAACATCCCGCTCATGGGCGGCGACGGCATCTACTCCGGCGAGTTCCCGAAGCTGAACAAGAAGGCCGAGGGCGACCTCGCGACCTCCGTCGGCCGGCCCGTCGAGCAGCTCCCCTCCGCCAAGACCTTCATCGCGGACTACAAGGCGGCGGGCTACGAGGACGACTACGAGGCCTACGGCGGCCTGACCTACGACGCCACCTGGGCCATCATCGAGGCGGTCAAGCTGGCCGTCGAGGGCAACGACGGCAAGGTCCCGTCCGACGGCCGCAAGGCGGTCCTGGACGGCATGGCCAAGGTCAAGTTCGACGGCGTCACCGGCACCATCTCCTTCGACGAGTTCGGTGACACCACGAACCACACCATGACCGCCTACAAGATCAAGGACAACGCCTGGGCGCCCGAGTTCAGCGGCGAGCCCAAGCTCGGCTGA
- a CDS encoding branched-chain amino acid ABC transporter permease, which translates to MNELPQQLANGLILGAMYGLIAIGYTMVYGIVQLINFAHGEIFMVGGFGALTVWMVLPDGFGLGAAVPLMIIGGVLVSVAVGTAAERFAYRPLRGAPRLAPLITAIGLSIVLQQAVWMWFPDAKKDVPFPRFQGDPVDILGANIQRGDLFVLIAAPLCMIALGLFVNKTRSGRGMQATAQDPDTAKLMGINTDRIIVMAFAIGAAFAAVAAVAYGLKNGQVGFQMGFLMGLKAFTAAVLGGIGNIYGAMLGGIVLGVAESLATGYIGDIPGMDLFGGGAWKDVWAFALLILVLLFRPQGLLGERVADRA; encoded by the coding sequence GTGAACGAACTGCCGCAACAGCTGGCCAATGGACTCATCCTCGGCGCGATGTACGGACTCATCGCGATCGGCTACACGATGGTCTACGGCATCGTCCAGCTCATCAACTTCGCCCACGGCGAGATCTTCATGGTCGGGGGCTTCGGGGCCCTCACCGTCTGGATGGTCCTCCCCGACGGCTTCGGCCTCGGGGCGGCGGTCCCCCTCATGATCATCGGTGGCGTTCTCGTCTCGGTCGCCGTCGGCACCGCGGCGGAACGGTTCGCCTACCGCCCCCTGCGCGGCGCACCCCGCCTGGCGCCCCTCATCACCGCGATCGGCCTCTCCATCGTCCTCCAGCAGGCCGTATGGATGTGGTTCCCCGACGCCAAGAAGGACGTCCCCTTCCCCCGCTTCCAGGGCGACCCCGTCGACATCCTCGGCGCCAACATCCAGCGCGGCGACCTCTTCGTCCTCATAGCCGCCCCGCTCTGCATGATCGCCCTCGGCCTGTTCGTCAACAAGACGCGCTCCGGCCGCGGCATGCAGGCCACCGCCCAGGACCCCGACACCGCCAAGCTCATGGGCATCAACACCGACCGCATCATCGTCATGGCCTTCGCCATCGGTGCCGCCTTCGCCGCCGTCGCGGCCGTCGCCTACGGCCTCAAGAACGGCCAGGTCGGCTTCCAAATGGGCTTCCTGATGGGCCTCAAGGCCTTCACCGCGGCCGTCCTCGGCGGCATCGGCAACATCTACGGCGCCATGCTCGGCGGCATCGTGCTCGGCGTCGCCGAGTCCCTCGCCACCGGCTACATCGGTGACATCCCCGGCATGGACCTCTTCGGCGGCGGCGCCTGGAAGGACGTGTGGGCGTTCGCGCTTCTCATCCTCGTCCTCCTGTTCAGGCCACAGGGCCTGCTCGGCGAACGCGTCGCGGATAGGGCGTGA
- a CDS encoding branched-chain amino acid ABC transporter permease: MDKTTDDTTKVSTPEATPIIPLPHAAARGLTVAGSALALIGTFLAWTWTDEFPGNLTVTGYPGGLQILTLVGSLLTLLFALAGYGIRGLRWLTPGGKNSPVLLAALGVLGVTGYAMGAIAQELGGLVNLEPGAWVSGIGALVAVVGALGLPVDQPYDAGDPDPHLWGRVRHALTAPEPGRAKDLPSWLEILIIAAGFGVGLYVFAYGISTEYSELFIGFLVLAAFGFTAVTRAGLLKRLSALTAKHRNVTLGAAFAAAICFPFTQSNDQFALIGANILIFATVALGLNVVVGLAGLLDLGYVAFLGVGAYAAALVSGSPASTIGVKFPFWAAVLTGALASLIFGVVIGAPTLRLRGDYLAIVTLGFGEIFRITMNNLNGNSGPDVTNGSNGIPQIPDLAIFGFNLGVPHDVLGHELTRSANYYLLMLLFTAVVVLVFRRSAESRIGRAWVAIREDETAATAMGINGFRLKLLAFALGACLAGLAGTVQAHVSYSVTPEQYEFAGPVPPNSAFLLAAVILGGMGTISGPLIGAALLYLIPAKLQFMAEYQLLLFGIALMLLMRFRPEGLVADRRKQLEFHETGQLDVPEDKPLPEGATGVAKAGA, encoded by the coding sequence ATGGACAAGACCACCGACGACACCACCAAGGTGTCCACCCCCGAAGCCACCCCGATCATCCCGCTGCCGCACGCCGCGGCCCGCGGACTCACGGTCGCCGGCTCCGCCCTCGCCCTCATCGGCACCTTCCTCGCCTGGACCTGGACTGACGAGTTCCCGGGCAACCTGACCGTCACCGGCTACCCCGGCGGCCTCCAGATCCTCACCCTCGTCGGCTCCCTGCTGACCCTCCTGTTCGCACTCGCCGGCTACGGCATCCGCGGACTGCGCTGGCTCACCCCCGGCGGCAAGAACAGCCCCGTCCTCCTCGCCGCCCTCGGCGTGCTCGGCGTCACCGGCTACGCCATGGGCGCCATCGCGCAGGAACTCGGCGGCCTCGTCAACCTGGAACCCGGCGCCTGGGTCTCCGGCATCGGCGCCCTCGTCGCCGTCGTGGGCGCCCTCGGCCTCCCCGTCGACCAGCCCTACGACGCCGGCGACCCCGACCCCCACCTGTGGGGCCGCGTCCGCCACGCGCTCACCGCCCCCGAGCCCGGCCGCGCCAAGGACCTCCCCTCCTGGCTCGAGATCCTGATCATCGCCGCCGGCTTCGGCGTCGGCCTGTACGTCTTCGCGTACGGCATCAGCACCGAGTACTCCGAGCTGTTCATCGGCTTCCTCGTCCTCGCGGCCTTCGGCTTCACCGCCGTCACCCGCGCCGGACTGCTGAAGCGGCTCTCCGCACTCACCGCCAAACACCGCAACGTCACCCTCGGAGCGGCCTTCGCGGCGGCGATCTGCTTCCCCTTCACCCAGAGCAACGACCAGTTCGCCCTCATCGGCGCGAACATCCTGATCTTCGCCACGGTCGCCCTGGGCCTCAACGTCGTCGTCGGCCTCGCCGGCCTCCTCGACCTCGGCTACGTCGCCTTCCTCGGCGTCGGCGCCTACGCCGCCGCCCTGGTGTCCGGCTCCCCCGCCTCCACCATCGGCGTCAAGTTCCCGTTCTGGGCGGCGGTGCTCACCGGCGCGCTCGCCTCGCTGATCTTCGGCGTCGTCATCGGCGCACCGACCCTGCGCCTGCGCGGCGACTACCTCGCCATCGTGACGCTCGGCTTCGGTGAGATCTTCCGCATCACCATGAACAACCTGAACGGCAACAGCGGACCCGACGTCACCAACGGCTCCAACGGCATCCCGCAGATCCCCGACCTGGCGATCTTCGGCTTCAACCTCGGAGTCCCGCACGACGTCCTCGGCCACGAGCTCACCCGATCCGCCAACTACTACCTGCTGATGCTGCTGTTCACGGCCGTCGTCGTGCTGGTCTTCCGCCGCTCCGCGGAATCCCGCATCGGCCGCGCCTGGGTCGCCATCCGCGAGGACGAGACCGCCGCCACCGCCATGGGCATCAACGGCTTCCGCCTCAAGCTCCTCGCCTTCGCGCTCGGCGCCTGCCTCGCCGGCCTCGCCGGCACCGTCCAGGCCCACGTCTCCTACAGCGTCACCCCCGAGCAGTACGAGTTCGCCGGCCCGGTTCCGCCGAACTCCGCATTCCTGCTCGCCGCCGTCATCCTCGGTGGCATGGGCACCATCAGCGGCCCCCTCATCGGCGCCGCACTGCTCTACCTGATCCCGGCCAAGCTCCAGTTCATGGCCGAGTACCAGCTGCTCCTCTTCGGTATCGCCCTGATGCTCCTGATGCGCTTCCGCCCCGAGGGCCTGGTCGCCGACCGCAGGAAGCAGCTCGAATTCCACGAGACCGGACAGCTCGACGTACCGGAGGACAAGCCATTGCCCGAAGGCGCGACCGGCGTCGCCAAGGCAGGGGCGTGA
- a CDS encoding ABC transporter ATP-binding protein produces MTTTTTTPTTTKVLDASGVTMRFGGLTAVRDVDLTVNTGEIVGLIGPNGAGKTTFFNCLTGLYVPTEGKVAYKGTVLPPKPHLVTQAGIARTFQNIRLFANMTVLENVLVGRHTRTKEGLWSALLRLPGFRKAEEASRERAMELLEFTGLAAKADHLARNLPYGEQRKLEIARALASEPGLLLLDEPTAGMNPQETRAAEELIFAIRDQGIAVLVIEHDIRFIMNLCDRVAVLVQGEKIVEGPAEVVQADERVIAAYLGEPFEGAPGAAEAAEVEAAESDAHSTTEGDEK; encoded by the coding sequence ATGACCACCACCACGACCACACCCACCACCACGAAGGTGCTCGACGCCAGCGGCGTCACCATGCGCTTCGGCGGCCTCACCGCCGTCCGCGACGTCGACCTCACCGTCAACACCGGCGAGATCGTCGGCCTCATCGGCCCCAACGGCGCCGGCAAGACGACCTTCTTCAACTGCCTCACCGGCCTGTACGTGCCGACCGAGGGCAAGGTCGCCTACAAGGGCACCGTCCTGCCGCCCAAGCCGCACCTGGTCACCCAGGCCGGCATCGCCCGCACCTTCCAGAACATCCGGCTCTTCGCCAACATGACCGTTCTGGAGAACGTGCTCGTCGGCCGGCACACCCGCACCAAGGAAGGCCTCTGGTCCGCCCTGCTGCGCCTGCCCGGCTTCAGGAAGGCCGAAGAGGCCTCCCGCGAACGGGCCATGGAACTCCTCGAGTTCACCGGCCTCGCCGCCAAGGCCGACCACCTCGCCCGCAACCTGCCCTACGGCGAACAGCGCAAGCTGGAGATCGCCCGGGCCCTCGCGAGCGAACCCGGCCTGCTCCTCCTCGACGAACCCACCGCCGGCATGAACCCCCAGGAGACCCGCGCGGCCGAAGAACTCATCTTCGCCATCCGGGACCAGGGCATCGCCGTCCTCGTCATCGAGCACGACATCCGGTTCATCATGAACCTCTGCGACCGGGTCGCCGTGCTCGTCCAGGGCGAGAAGATCGTCGAAGGCCCCGCCGAGGTCGTCCAGGCCGACGAGCGCGTCATCGCCGCCTACCTCGGCGAACCCTTCGAAGGCGCCCCCGGTGCCGCCGAAGCCGCCGAGGTCGAGGCCGCGGAGAGCGACGCGCACAGCACCACGGAAGGGGACGAGAAGTGA